In Deltaproteobacteria bacterium, the sequence ACGGGACTCGAACCCGTGTTTCTGGCGTGAGAGGCCAGCGTCCTAACCGCTAGACGATGGGACCGTGGCTGAGGAGGTAGGACTCGAACCTACAATCGCCTGATCCAGAGTCAGGTGGCTTACCAATTAGCCGACTCCTCAACAACCTCCAAGGATAAATTAAACCGCCTCGGGCGTCAAGGTGGTGGGGATCCGGGGACAGCTACAGGGGCCATGGACCAACGCATGCTCGGGATCGCCTGCGTCGTCAGCGCGGTCACCATCTTCATCCTCCAGGATGCCACCATCAAGTGGCTGAGCGGGGAATATCCGCTGCACGAGATCGTGCTGGTGCGGGCGACCAGCGCGGTGGCGGTGACCCTGTGCGCCATGCGTCTGGAAGGCGGCCTCAGGTTGTGGCGCACTGGCCGCGTCGGCCTGCACCTGGCCCGTTCCACCCTTCTGGTCACGGCCAACAGCACGTTTTTTCTCGGCCTCGCCGCCATGACCATCGCCGAGGCCACGTCGATCTTCTTCATCGCGCCGGTGCTGATCACCGGGCTGACCGCGCTCGTGTTGCGCGAGGCGGTGGGGGGGCGCCGCTGGGCCGCGGTGTGTGTCGGCCTCCTGGGTGTCGTCCTGATGCTTCGGCCCGGCGGGGGGACCTTGCAGTTGGTGGCGCTGTTTCCCCTGGGCGCCGCCTGTTGCTATGCGGTCATGCAGATCATGACCCGCCGCCTCGGGACCACCGAGCGCGCCTCCA encodes:
- a CDS encoding DMT family transporter, translating into MDQRMLGIACVVSAVTIFILQDATIKWLSGEYPLHEIVLVRATSAVAVTLCAMRLEGGLRLWRTGRVGLHLARSTLLVTANSTFFLGLAAMTIAEATSIFFIAPVLITGLTALVLREAVGGRRWAAVCVGLLGVVLMLRPGGGTLQLVALFPLGAACCYAVMQIMTRRLGTTERASTISFYAQVGFVAASVTMGLVAGDGRFSPEDGSSLAFLLRAWTVPPFADGALFLGIGALNGVASYLMSQGYRVSVPAALAPFEYVALPMSVFWGVLFFGHWPDAVTYAGMALVCGGGLYVLNHERVRRRGA